The genomic interval CTGTATGCATTTCTGGTAGTCGTATCGGTATTAAACATTTCTCTCAAGTTAGAAACAATAACATAGATAACATGTCAGTGCCTTAGTAATTATAATTAGAGACTAAATCAACCAGTATCTTAGATATTATATTATGTAGAGCCACAGGGgaaataaatagacaaaaacaattattgaacacatcaggaggatcacaaacaaaacatcacaaagacaaaaacataaaagcacaATCGAGGATTTCATCACGTCAAATATCAAAGTTtatgaaactgaataaaaaaggaaaataaaaataaccataTACTAGTTTGGTCTGAGGAAAACTTGGAAAACTCTGTTGTTGCACATATTATAAACATGTCAGCATCAAGACAAAAGTGCAGAAATTGTGAAGTGGTTGGTTTTTTTATGTCCTTACTTTGTGTGACACCGCCTTCCATTAATGCTGTAGTTGTGCAACATGTTTGTGACAGCCCCACATAGGCTAGTGCAAACGCTTGAAGATTGGCATGCTATGGTTCGGAAAGACAGACTTCACCTTGTGATGGTTTAAAAACCCCCAAAGTGTTGCAGTTTTAAAGGTTAAGCCACAGAGAACCTGCTAGATTTTGCACTACTGCAGTCTAGGTGGGactgcatttagtcatgttttaCTCCCAGAACCTTTTCGTACTTAGAATGCATaaaacagggctactcaattcggtcctacgagggccgcaatccagcaggtttgccatgtatccctgcaccaacacacctgagtcaaattaggtggctctaacagccaatcaggttctacacaataactcattaatttgactcaggtgtgttggtgcaggaatacatggaaaacctgctggattgcggccctcgtaggaccgaattgagtagccctggcaTAAAAGATTCCATCTGTTTTCTATGGAGTCATGGGGGGTGGAGCCTTTTCCAGCTGCTGTCAGGTGAGAAGCACTCTGGACAGGGCCAGTACGTCATAGTGACAAATGAGACTAACAATGATCCACATTCGCTACTAAGGTTAATTTATAGTCACCAGTTAGCCTAAGTGCATGTTGGGGGGAAGCTGGTGAGAACCTACACATGCAAACAAGACACAGAAAGTTTAACctggaaccttcttgctgtgaagaGACAGTGCAAACAAATATCATAACAGCAGAataatttctcattttctttcactcccttttgtgggttttattttcatgttatgaCAATAATTTAACACCTTATTCAAAACCTCAGTTTAAATTCACAGTAAAGTTAAATCCATCAGCTGGCTCACACCCACCTGACCCGTAACAGCCAATAGCATTCAAGGTATGACCAGACGCTTCAGTAGTGAACCCCTTAGTATCACAGTTGGCCTTGCAAGAGTTGGCTGGTGTGTATGAGCTTTACTGTCTCTATTGTCCTGATTGTCCTCAGCTGTGAGAGACACGTCTCATGAGGGGAATTTATTGTCCAATTCCAAACCCCAAGGTCAGGTGTTTTTAGATGGTGCATAGTTTATTTAAGCCCAACATTATGTCACAGCGGATGTGCAGCAAACTGTCCTTATGTACTAAGTTTTTACTTTGTGCTCTGAATTATCCAGCAGGGGTTAAAAGTGTTGGATGTGCTTCATGCATAACGTGCCTTCAGAGTCTTGTCTCTAGAGTTTCAGCCACAGTATCCACAGTGGGGGTCCTGTTCTGTTTCTCCTTTGACTTTTGACAGCAGGGTAGGGCCTGCAGCACCTCTTTTATCCCTTTGGTCATCAATATGTAGAGGAAGGGATCCACCATAGGGCTGAGGTAGAGCAGCAAGTGCGACACCAGTCCCAGGTAGCGCACCTGCTCCTTAAAGGACAAAGCCTCAAGGAGGACACTGAGGATAAAGGGGGAGTAGAGGAAGGTGTAATTGGCCCAGATTGCAGTGATCCCCCACACCGTTTTCCTCCTATCTGGACTTGGAGGCATTGATCGTGAGCAGTAAAAGGCCCTCCAAGCATccacagcaaagaaaagaatgaatggGAAAGGAGAGAGCAGAGCCACTGCAAACCAGAGGTTGTAATGCAGCACAGCGAGGGCGAGGATGGCGAACGGAGCGGCCCACGCCAGCAGGGTGACTACAGGAGACCgcttgatgctgctgcagcagcccaGGCACTGCGGGTAGGAAACCAGGAGGTGGCGCTCCTGGGCTATGAACAGCATGAGAGTGATGTTGGTGATGACACCAAAATAGAAGATGAAGTCGGTGGCATTAGAGGAAAGGATGGTGTTGTTTTCCATATTCTGACCCACACTGGGACGGCCAAAGAAACTGATGATGTCAGACACCAGGAGGAACATGACGGGCATGGGAATTTTATTCTCACctgagcaaaaaataaataaaataaataaaggagaaattACTTCTAATGAAATGTATCACCATTTTTATATAGAAGCATCCAATTCATGCTACAGcttaaaataatgtgtttgttgttgtaatACAGAGGTCCTCCGCCTGCAACATTTCCCTTAGACATGATCTATGAGGGATAATAATACTGACACTATTACTTCTATGGATAACCTGGAATTTAGGCCATTAACATAAGCTATACACTAGGAATAAGTAGAAGCACAATTCTTGCACAGCTCTCACAAACAAGACATCTTTTGGAGGTCCAACCTGTGGAACTTTCTCATGTCAGCCATCTTTAAACTAAACGAGCTCCAATCTGCAGATTTCAAAGCAAAATTCATGCTTCCACTCAACATGTTTCACCCTTTAATGCTGTATGCatcatatttaaaactacagtTTCTGAgtccttttgcatcactttatggtaaaaacttggctCAAAACCCTGTTATACACAATCTGATGcctgtcttctgccccctggtggacaccgtttgcactacaataattttgacatataccatggtaataaatggtaaatatacaaacaattctcactctctctctctctcgctctctctcgctctctctcgctcttttttttaacattttgttcaaGGGCCAAAGACaactttataaaaaatgttttaaatttattccCATTTTTTCTTGGGCTGGTATAGTTGTGGAACTTTAAAAAGAGAGTAAAGTCAAACCTTTGGACAGATTTTTCAGGGTATAAATAGCCAGTCCGATGGCGGGCAGCCCGATGCAGAAAGTTAACCAGTTGACCACCGTGGCCACCTGAACTGCAGCAGGTGTGCTGATGTTGCCTGTGAGGTTGCCATTGGAGACGGTGGATGCTGTTGTCAGTGAAGAGCTGTCAGCCATAAGAGGCCAAGCTATTTATGTCCTCAGCTGTTCAGATTTAGTCCTCAGAGGGGCGTttttctggaagaaaaaaactgagcaGAGTTTGATCTGACAGACAGAGAGCATTCTGGGTCATTGGTGCCATTTGCTAGTTATAACTCGTCCAAATTAAACGTAGTTCCTTAGGTTTTCTCTAAACTGACTCTAGTAACTATCCAGAATGTGCATTAGTCAGTCTCAGACA from Melanotaenia boesemani isolate fMelBoe1 chromosome 16, fMelBoe1.pri, whole genome shotgun sequence carries:
- the LOC121655091 gene encoding uncharacterized protein LOC121655091, whose translation is MADSSSLTTASTVSNGNLTGNISTPAAVQVATVVNWLTFCIGLPAIGLAIYTLKNLSKGENKIPMPVMFLLVSDIISFFGRPSVGQNMENNTILSSNATDFIFYFGVITNITLMLFIAQERHLLVSYPQCLGCCSSIKRSPVVTLLAWAAPFAILALAVLHYNLWFAVALLSPFPFILFFAVDAWRAFYCSRSMPPSPDRRKTVWGITAIWANYTFLYSPFILSVLLEALSFKEQVRYLGLVSHLLLYLSPMVDPFLYILMTKGIKEVLQALPCCQKSKEKQNRTPTVDTVAETLETRL